One Piscinibacter lacus genomic window, AGGGGGGCAAGCGGCAGGTGACGCTGATCCAGGCGGAGCATCTGGCGCTGATTGCCGGTTGGACGGGCCGGCCGCTGGCCGAGCTGGGCAGCTTGCGGCGCAATCTGGTGGTGTCGGGCCTGAACCTGCTGGGCTCGCGCTCGCCGTTTGCCGACCGGCCTTTGCGGCTGCGGATCGGGGCGGAGGTGCTGCTGGAGATCACCGGCCCCTGCGACCCTTGCTCGAAGATGGAGGCGCTGCTGGGCCCGGGGGGCTACAACGCGGTGCGCGGACATGGCGGGGTGTGCGCGCGGGTGCTGCAGGGCGGCTGGCTGCGGGCGGGAGACGCGTTGCAGGTGGAAGCGGGCTGAGGCGCTTCAGGCCGCCACCCCGGCCACCGGGGGTGCCGGCCCGGCGGTGCAGCGGGTGGCCGGGCTTCAGCCGGCCGCAGCGGGCGGTGTGCTGGGCCGGAACTCGCCGCCCAGGGTGCACACGGCCTGGTGGTGGGTGAGGAAGACCTGGCCGCCCATTTGTTGCAGGAAGTCGCTGCGCTGCAAGCGGTCCATCACCGGGCCTTTGACCTCGGAGAGGTGCAGGGCGATGCCGGCCTCGTGCAGGCGGTGGGCGATGGCTTCCAGGCTTTCCAGCGCGCTGGCGTCGATGGCGTTGATGGCGGAGCACTGCAGCACGACGTGGCGCAGCTCGGGGTGCTGGGCGACGGCGGCGTTGATGTGGTCTTCCACGGCGCGGGCGTTGGCGAAGTAGAGGCTTTCGTCGATGCGCAGACCGAGCAGGCCTTCACGCGTCAGCACGGCATGGCGCTGCACGTTGCGATAGGACTCGGTGCCCGGCACCTGGCCGACTTCGGCGATGTGCGGCCGGCTGCTGCGGTAGAGGTGCAGGGCCAGGGAGATGCCGACGCCGACGATGAGCCCGGGCTCCACGCCCAGGCCCAGGGTGGCCAGCAGGGTGCCGGCCACGGCGAGGAAGTCGGCCTTGGCATAGCCCCAGGTGCGGCGCAGCACGCTGAAATCGACCAGCGAAAGCACGGCCACGATGATGGTGGCGGCCAGGGTGGCTTGCGGCAGGTGATAGAGCGCAGGCGTCAGCAGCAGGCCGGCCAGCAGGATGCCGCCGGCGGTGTAGACCCCGGCCGCGGGGGTGCGCGCGCCGGCATCGAAGTTGACGACCGAGCGGGCGAAGCCGCCCGTGACCGGGTAGCCGCCGCTGAAGGCGGCGCCGACGTTGCCGGCGCCGAGGGCGATCAGCTCGCGGTCGGGCAGGATGCGCTCGCGGCGCTTGGCGGCCAGGGTCTGGGCGACGGAGACCGATTCGACGAAGCCGACGATGCTGATGAGCAGGGCGGGCAGGGCAAGCTCGCGCCACAGGGTCGGGTCCAGGCTGGGCAGGCTCAGCGGCGGCAGGCCGGCGGGGATGCTGCCGACGACCTTGACGCCCTGGCCGGCCCAATCGAGGGCCTGGCTGAGGGCGGTGCTGGCGATCAGGGCCACCACGGGCGCGGCGCGGCTGAGGATGTCGGCCAGCCGCGGGCCCAGGCCCAGGCGCAGCAGCAGGGGCTTGAGGTGGCGGCGGCTGAGCACCAGCCATGCCAGCACGGCCAGGCCGATGGCCAGGGTGAGGCCGTGCGTCTGCGGCAGTTGCTGGATGAGGGCGGGCAGCAGGGTGGGCAGGTCCTGCCCCTCGGCGCGCACATTGAGCAGGGTCTTGAGCTGGCCGGTGGCGATCAGCAGGCCCGAGGCGGTGATGAAGCCGGCGATCACCGGATGGCTGAGGAAGCTGGCCAGGAAGCCCAGGCGCAGCAGGCCCATCAGCAGCAGCATGAGGCCGGAGATGAGGGCCAGGGCCATGGCGGCCTGCATGCGGGCGGCGTCGTCGAGCAGCAGGGCGGGGTCGAGGCCGCCGAGGGCTGCGGCCGTCATCAGCGAGATGACGGCCACCGGCCCCACGGCCAGCGCGCTGCTGCTGCCGAACATGGCATAGAGCAGCAGCGGCGCGATGCTGGCGTAAAGCCCCGCCTGCGGCGGCAGGCCGGCGAGCTGGGCATAGGCCAGGCTCTGCGGGATGAGCATCAGGGTGACGATGAGCGCGGCGATGCCGTCGCGGGCCCCGGTGTCGCGCGAGTAGGCGCGCAGCCAGCTCGGCAGCAGGCGCGAGCCGCGATCGTGGCTTGCCTTGGGTTTGGGGGTCAGGGGGCTCGGTTGCATGGGGGAAGGTTGTGGCGCAAGCGCTGCCACGACATCCTGCCACCGCTGCCAGGCGGCCCCCGGGGCAATGCGAGGCCGGATGGGCCGGCGAGAGGCGCAAACTTGGGGCGCCGGCCCGATGCGCCGCATCGGACGACGCAGGCACGAAACTTGGACTGATCCCTCCATGAGCCCCGCCGATCACCGTCTCCTGCGCCATCTGCTGATCGCCGTTGCGATCAAGATCGTGGTGCTGACGTTGCTGTGGTGGGTCTTCATCCGCGAAGCCCGCGTGCCAGTGGACAGTGAGCGCGCGGCCGCCCATCTCGGAGGCGCCGCCTCCGGACCTTCAGGAGCCTCGAAGTGATCTCCGAACAACTCGTCGACTTGTCGCGGCTGCAGTTCGCCGCGACGGCGATGTACCACTTCCTCTTCGTGCCGCTGACGCTGGGCATGGTCTGGCTACTGGTCATCATGGAATCGGTCTATGTGATGACCGGCAAGGTGATCTGGAAGGACATGACCCGCTTCTGGGGCAAGCTCTTCGGCATCAACTTCGCGCTGGGCGTGACCACCGGCATCACGCTGGAATT contains:
- a CDS encoding SulP family inorganic anion transporter, which translates into the protein MQPSPLTPKPKASHDRGSRLLPSWLRAYSRDTGARDGIAALIVTLMLIPQSLAYAQLAGLPPQAGLYASIAPLLLYAMFGSSSALAVGPVAVISLMTAAALGGLDPALLLDDAARMQAAMALALISGLMLLLMGLLRLGFLASFLSHPVIAGFITASGLLIATGQLKTLLNVRAEGQDLPTLLPALIQQLPQTHGLTLAIGLAVLAWLVLSRRHLKPLLLRLGLGPRLADILSRAAPVVALIASTALSQALDWAGQGVKVVGSIPAGLPPLSLPSLDPTLWRELALPALLISIVGFVESVSVAQTLAAKRRERILPDRELIALGAGNVGAAFSGGYPVTGGFARSVVNFDAGARTPAAGVYTAGGILLAGLLLTPALYHLPQATLAATIIVAVLSLVDFSVLRRTWGYAKADFLAVAGTLLATLGLGVEPGLIVGVGISLALHLYRSSRPHIAEVGQVPGTESYRNVQRHAVLTREGLLGLRIDESLYFANARAVEDHINAAVAQHPELRHVVLQCSAINAIDASALESLEAIAHRLHEAGIALHLSEVKGPVMDRLQRSDFLQQMGGQVFLTHHQAVCTLGGEFRPSTPPAAAG
- the cydP gene encoding cytochrome oxidase putative small subunit CydP, producing MSPADHRLLRHLLIAVAIKIVVLTLLWWVFIREARVPVDSERAAAHLGGAASGPSGASK
- a CDS encoding MOSC domain-containing protein, encoding MDDLRTLISRHPTPGRLEQLLLRPARGQPGLAVDAAEALAGRGLRGDRSAARAPSRPEGGKRQVTLIQAEHLALIAGWTGRPLAELGSLRRNLVVSGLNLLGSRSPFADRPLRLRIGAEVLLEITGPCDPCSKMEALLGPGGYNAVRGHGGVCARVLQGGWLRAGDALQVEAG